In Acidobacteriota bacterium, the DNA window GCAATTCGTCGCTGTCGTCAATCTCCTCCACCGCGACCGCGAGATCCGGGTCCGACCCTTCGAACTCTTCCCTGAAGTCCTCGATGCACTTCTCGGCCACCTCTTTGAAGGTCTCGACCTGACCCTTCTCGACCCTGCACAGAACGAATGCTTCACGGGGAATGGCGTTGTGCTTGGAGCCCCCGTCGATGCTGACCAGATCGACCTCGACGCCGCCGGCCATCGCCGAGAGCAGTACCCGTGTGGCGAGCTTGATGGAGTTACCCCGGTTCTCGATGATGTTGAGACCCGAGTGGCCACCGCGAAGCCCGGTCACCGAGACTTTGAGAGGAACAGAGTCCAGCAGAGCCGTCCGCCGGGCTGTCTTGATCGTCGCTATCGAGTCCGCACCGCCGGCGCACCCTATGTAAATCGCACCGTCCTCCTCGGTGTCGAGGTTGAGCATGATGCGGCCGGTCACGATCGACGGGTCGAGATCCTTGGCACCGGTGAGGCCCGTTTCCTCGTCTACCGTGCAGAGGAGCTCCAGCGGCCCGTGAATCGCGTCCGGGTCATCCGCTACGGCCATGCCTGCGGCCAGTCCAATGCCGTTGTCGGCGCCGAGGGTCGTGCCCCTGGCTTGCACCCAGTCTCCGTCCACCTCGACCTCGATGCCCTGGGTCATGAAGTCGTGATCGACGTCGGAGTTCTTTTCACAGACCATGTCGAGATGTCCCTGGAGAATGATTGTGTCGGCGTTCTCGTGGCCCGGGGTAGCTGGGACCTGGATGGTCAGCGAACCAGCAGCATCCTGCACGACCTCGAAGCCTCGGTCGGCGGCCCAGCTCTTGACGCCCTCGATGATTTTCTCCTCGTGTTTCGATGGGCGGGGAATCTGGCGGATCGTGTCGAAGTGTTGCCACAGAAGCTTCGGTTCGAGGGATTCCAGGGGACTGCTCATGACGGACCTCCATTTGATCGGGTGGTGCCGGCGATACCAGCCCCGGCATGATACAGGATCTCGATAGCAGATGCTGGATGCTCGATCCACCACCGGATGCTGGATCCCAGTTACTGGATACTCGATCCGCCCACCCACCCCTCAAAAATTCAGCGAGACCCTATCCAGCATCCAGCATCCAGCATCTGGCCACGGATCGGGGTCGGATCAGAGCAAATGCTCGACGATTTCGACCGCGGTGAGGGCGCCGATTCGCAGTGCGTCGGCCATGCAGGTGAGCGCGAGCTGGGTGCCGTCTGCCGAGATCACAGGCGGTGAGACGATCACCTGCTCGCGATCCGGAACCGAATCCAGGCTCAGCGGCAGCGATTCGATCACCAGCGCATCCGCTTGCTCCAGAGCATCGCGAACGTCGTCCGGCTCGACCGGATGGTCGAAGCTCAGGCCGAGGTGAGCGAGGTGGCCGTGGAAGCAGCCCGCAAGCGTGCGGGTAACCGCCAGCGGGAATTCGGGCAGGAGCAGAGACGCGTCCTCCTGGATTTCGTCGGCAGTGATTTCGACGGCGCTGAATGCGAGCACATGGCCGTGAATCCGTTCCTCGACCTCGGCACCCTGGACTCTCTGAGCGGCCTGCCGGGCGAGAATCTCCACCGCGTCTTTGCCGTAGGCCGACGCGGGATCGACGACGGCCAGCGACCCTCGCAGGTTCGAAAAATGGGCCAGGACCTCAACCATTCTCGAGCACGCGAAAAGAGCCCAATGGGCTACTCTCAGGCGTCTCGTGCCGGAATCGACTTCTCCGACCGATGGATTGGTATGATCGCGAAGCTCATCGAAACCGGTGAGGTCGACCAGAGCCGAATCCGGGTGAATTTCAAGATGCGTGAGCAGGTGGTCGTGGCGCGAAGACCAGCCGTCGGATGCGACGATCACGACATCGATGTGGGCGAGGCTTTCGGCATCTCCCAACGGCGGCACGAGCGCGGATCCCCCGGCAAAATCCACGATCTGGTGCTCTTCGTCGACGTCCGTATGACGGTACTCCCACCCGCCGATGATTCCCTCGAGCCGATCGGCACAGGCAAGGAGTTCGCGACCCTTCAGGGTGAGGGGGTCAACGATCAGAGCTGTCGATGGCATCGGTTTCGCCTCCCGTAGAGGGCCTCGGAGATTCGACGGTGGAGGGTCGACGCCGAATTTTTCCCGTGAGCACCTTGACCGGCGCGGAAAGTACGTAAAAGGCGGCAAAGACTGACAGGAAGTGAGGCGTCAAGGTGATCAGAGAAAAAACCAGTGCGATGAGGAACAGGGCCGGGGCGGGCCACTTCCGTCTCAGATCGAGCTGCTTGCCGGACGTGTACGGAAGGTTCGACACCATCAGCAGAGACAAGCTGAGAACGAAGGCTACGACCACGGGAATGAACCATGGCTGGGTAACTGGAGTCGGTGACGTCAGGACAAGCATGGAGATCGAACCAGCGCCAGCGGGGATGGGCAGGCCGATGAAGTCGAGCGACTCGGGGTGTTGGCTGGAGAAGCGTGCGAGACGAATCGACCCGGCCACGAGAAAGAGGAAGGCGACCGCCATACCAACTCTGGGAACCTCCCAGAGACCCCATTGGTACGCGAGGAGAGCCGGCGCTACGCCAAATGAGGTGACATCTGCCAGCGAGTCGAATTCCTCTCCAAATTGGCTCACCGTACCTGTCAGGCGCGCGATTCGACCGTCGAGGATGTCGGCGAAGATCGCGATCAGGATCAGGATCGAGGCTCGCTCGAAGTGCCCCCTGGAAGACTCCACGATCGAGAGAAAGCCGCAGAACATGTTTGCCACGGTAAAGAGGGAGGGAAGCAGGTAAAATCCTCGCCTCTTGCTGTTCACGGCCTTTCGGCGCTTGATTCGCGGCATTCTCACGACTCGCGGTCTCCGGCGAATGATGCGATCGGCGATTCGCCTGCACGAACGTGATCGCCCTGATTGACTAGGACAGCGGCATCATCTGGTAGAAAAACGTCCACCCGGGAACCATAGCGGATCAAACCGATTCGGTCACCCCGGCGCACCGAGTCGCCCGGGGTGTGGTCGAAGACGATACGCCGAGCGATCAGGCCCGCAATCTGCTTGAGGGCGATCCGACCGGCCGGGCCATCCCAGACCGAAAGATTTTGCTCGTTCTCGAGCGACGCCTTGTCCTTGAAGGCCGAGAACTTCCGCCCTCGGTTGTAGCTGTACTCGATCAGCTCCCCGTCGATCGACGCACGATTAACGTGGACGTTGAATACTGACATGAAGATACTGACCTGCTTCGGAAGCCCGAGCCGCTCCATTTCAGGCGGGGCAGGACACACCTTGATGACCTTTCCATCGGCTGGTGCGCACGCGGTGGCGGGTCCGAAGGGACAGCTACGACTCGGGTTGCGGAAGAAAAAAAGAGCGAACACTCCAGCGGCGGCCAGCGGAATGCCAACAATCGGGAGCCCCGCGATCCAGATGACGGCGCCGGCAAACAGCGGAATCACGACGAAGGGCCAGCCCTCCGGGGCAATCATCGGTGTCCTCGCCCTGACTGGCTTCTCAGGAAGCCGTCCTGCGGAGGCGCTCCATCTCGTCCTTGAGGTGCAGCTTGAGCTTTTTCAGTTGTTTCTGTTCCAACTCCTCTTCAGGCGTCAACCAGGTCTTTCTCTGCAACTCCTCGAGCCGGCGCTCGTGGTTCTGGTGCTGGAGTTGGAGCTCTTCCATCGTGGGAGAATTTTGCTCGACCTGCTCCTGATTTGGGCCCATGCCGATCCTCCTTTGGGAGTGAGGTACGGTGCTTATCGTATCACTAGCGCAACCACGGCTCAAACGTGTGCATTCCGTTAATGAACGGCGCCTGATCACACTGCCTGATCAGGTTTGTCCGGTGGTTGGCCAATTTCAGTAGTACGGTCGATAACCCAGGTCTTGATCCTCGATCGCGCCCTTTTGCCGGAGTTCATCGATGCCCACAACAGCATCGGTGCGGGTCGTGAAGGTCATCTCATGTTGGCGGCTCATGATCAGGGCCTGTTTCGGGCAGGCGTCGACGCAGAAACCGCAGAACACACAACGTAGGAGGTCAATTTCGAAAGTGACCGCGCGCTTCTCCCACTCGACCGTTGCCTCGGGGTCCTCCTCGGCTACGATCGAGATGCAATCGGCTGGGCACGCCGTTTCGCACATGTAGCAGGCGACGCAGCGAAGCGAGCCGTCTTCCCTGACCGTCAGGATATGGCGGCCACGCATTCTCTCCGAGTAATCCCGCTTTTCCTCTGGATATTGAATCGTTGCCACGTCTCGATGACCGAAAAGGTTCCTCAGGAAATGGCGCAGCGTCACGCCCAGACCTTTGAGGATCGGCCCCAGGTAGATCCACTCGCCGAAGCCCTTCTGCGGTCGATCGACGTTGATCGTCGTCACCGGCCTCATCGATCGAGCTCCCCGGCAATGATGTTGAGGCTCGAGAGGATGGCGATCGCGTCCGGAACCAGGTGCCCCTCGAGCATGTGGGGATAGGCCTGGAAGATCGCGAAGCACGGCGGACGTACCTTGATGCGGTAGGGCTTGCCCGTTCCGTCGGAAACCAGATAGTAACCGAGTTCACCGTTGGCTCCCTCGGTCGCCGAGTAGCAGGCTCCTTCAGGAACCTTGATTCCCTCGTAGATCAGTTTGAAATGCCAGATGAGGGACTCCATCTCGGAATAGACCCGGGATTTCGGTGGCAGAGCGACCCGATGGTTGTCGGTAATGACCGGCCCATCCGGCAGGTTGTCGATCGCCTGTTCGATGATTCGCAGGCTTTGCCGCATCTCCTCGAGTCGCACCAGATATCGTCCGTAGCTGTCACCGGTGGTGGCGATCGGAATGTCGAATTCGTAATCCTCGTATCCGAGGTATGGATTGACGCGGCGCAGGTCGTAGGGTACGCCGCATGCACGGAGGCACGGGCCGGTCCAACCCCACCCGATTGCCTCCTCGGCCGACAGCGCACCGATGCCTTCGGTGCGGCCGCGGAAGATCCGATTGGTGGTGACCAGCCTGTCGACATCGTCGATGAACTTCGGGATGCGGCCCAGCAGATATCTGACCTGCTCCTCGAAGTCTGTCGGCACCTCGTGTGCCAGGCCGCCGATGCGCGCATAGGAAACGGTGAGCCGTCCGCCGGCGCACGATTCGAGCAGCGAGTAGATCTCCTCTCGCGGCTGGAAGAAATACCAGAAGTTGGTGAGGGCACCGACGTCGACCAGGGTGGCGCCAAGACACACGGCGTGGTCCATGAGCCGGGAGAACTCGGACAGGATCACCCGCACGACCTGGGCGCGAGGGGGAGCCTCGATGCCGAGCATCTTCTCGACACCGAGTGCATAGCCGACCCCGTTGATCATGCTCGAACAATAGTTGAGGCGGTCCGTGTAGGGGATCACCTCGGGCCAGCCGTGGGTTTCGGACATCTTCTCGAAGCAACGGTGAAGGTAACCGATTTCGCATTCGGCTCGTGTGATGAGTTCTCCGTCCAGGCGAGCAACGATTCGGAGGGTGCCGTGGGTTGCCGGGTGGGAGGGCCCGATATTGATGACCTGGGATTCGAACTCACCATCGCCGCCGTGATCTTCGCCGGCCCACTCCGGGACAAAGGTCTCCGCTTCGGTCAGAACCCAGCGTTTCTCGGGGTCGTAGTCCTTGCGCAGCGCGTGGCCCTGGAAGGCCTCGTGGGTGAGGATACGTCGAAGGTTGGGATGCCCGTCGAAGCGGATCCCCATCAGGTCCCAGGCTTCGCGCTCGAACCAATCGGCCGCCTTCCAGATTCCGAAGGCTGTCGGAACACGCGAATCGTCCTCACCGACCGGCACGCGAACGCGAAATCGGTGGTTTTTCGCCACGCTCGTCAGGTGGTAGACCACCTCGAAACGGTGTTCCCGGTCGGGGTAATCGACACCGCAGATATCGAGCAGAAGATCGCAGTCGAGCTCCGGATGATCGTGAAGGGCGCGAAGCACCTCTATCAGCCGACTCCGATCTGCGGTGATCTCCGTAAGACCGTCCGCCGCCACCGCGACCTCGAGACCTCGTCCGTCTGGAAGGAGCGCAGCAAAATCGATCGGTTGTGAGGTGTCAGGACTTGAGGCGGTCATATTGGGTTTCTCCGCTTTGAATCAGCTCCTGGAGTTTCAGGATTCCCTCCATCAACGCCTCCGGCGTCGGCGGGCATCCGGGTACGTAGACGTCGACCGGGATGAACTCGTCGACACCCTGGACCACGTGATACGCCCGATAAAACCCGCCAGTGCACGCGCAGGCTCCCATCGAGATGACGTACTTCGGTTCTGCCATCTGGTCGTAGATACGTTTCACGACCGGCGCCATTTTGTCGGTGATGGTTCCTGCGACGATCATCATGTCGGACTGGCGGGGTGAAAAACGGACGACCTCAGCTCCAAAACGCGCGAGATCGTAATGCGAGGATACCGTCGACATGAACTCGATCGCGCAGCAGGCGGTGCCAAACGGCAGGGGCCACAGGCTGTTCTTGCGCGCCCAAGCGAGCATCGCGTCGAGCCGTGTCGTGAGCAGCGCGGAGCTGCCGTCAGGTTGGCGCATGCATCCTCCCTGGTGCGTGCGAGGTAGAAGTCGCGCCC includes these proteins:
- a CDS encoding aminoacyl-histidine dipeptidase, with amino-acid sequence MSSPLESLEPKLLWQHFDTIRQIPRPSKHEEKIIEGVKSWAADRGFEVVQDAAGSLTIQVPATPGHENADTIILQGHLDMVCEKNSDVDHDFMTQGIEVEVDGDWVQARGTTLGADNGIGLAAGMAVADDPDAIHGPLELLCTVDEETGLTGAKDLDPSIVTGRIMLNLDTEEDGAIYIGCAGGADSIATIKTARRTALLDSVPLKVSVTGLRGGHSGLNIIENRGNSIKLATRVLLSAMAGGVEVDLVSIDGGSKHNAIPREAFVLCRVEKGQVETFKEVAEKCIEDFREEFEGSDPDLAVAVEEIDDSDELRQPMNVHARDRLLRVLDGMPHGVLTMSRDVDGLVETSNNLAVVSNKGDHTEITVSYRSSIMPALYAVRSQVDSICRQAGASVHVDDAYPGWKPNPDSPIVKKTAEVYERLFGSKAELKAIHAGLECGLLIEKVPGMDVVSIGPQIENAHSPEERVQISSVQKFYKHLLAVLEELA
- the pssA gene encoding CDP-diacylglycerol--serine O-phosphatidyltransferase, with translation MPRIKRRKAVNSKRRGFYLLPSLFTVANMFCGFLSIVESSRGHFERASILILIAIFADILDGRIARLTGTVSQFGEEFDSLADVTSFGVAPALLAYQWGLWEVPRVGMAVAFLFLVAGSIRLARFSSQHPESLDFIGLPIPAGAGSISMLVLTSPTPVTQPWFIPVVVAFVLSLSLLMVSNLPYTSGKQLDLRRKWPAPALFLIALVFSLITLTPHFLSVFAAFYVLSAPVKVLTGKIRRRPSTVESPRPSTGGETDAIDSSDR
- a CDS encoding phosphatidylserine decarboxylase, which translates into the protein MIAPEGWPFVVIPLFAGAVIWIAGLPIVGIPLAAAGVFALFFFRNPSRSCPFGPATACAPADGKVIKVCPAPPEMERLGLPKQVSIFMSVFNVHVNRASIDGELIEYSYNRGRKFSAFKDKASLENEQNLSVWDGPAGRIALKQIAGLIARRIVFDHTPGDSVRRGDRIGLIRYGSRVDVFLPDDAAVLVNQGDHVRAGESPIASFAGDRES
- a CDS encoding DUF465 domain-containing protein, which gives rise to MGPNQEQVEQNSPTMEELQLQHQNHERRLEELQRKTWLTPEEELEQKQLKKLKLHLKDEMERLRRTAS
- a CDS encoding NADH-quinone oxidoreductase subunit I, whose product is MRPVTTINVDRPQKGFGEWIYLGPILKGLGVTLRHFLRNLFGHRDVATIQYPEEKRDYSERMRGRHILTVREDGSLRCVACYMCETACPADCISIVAEEDPEATVEWEKRAVTFEIDLLRCVFCGFCVDACPKQALIMSRQHEMTFTTRTDAVVGIDELRQKGAIEDQDLGYRPYY
- a CDS encoding NADH-quinone oxidoreductase subunit D, coding for MTASSPDTSQPIDFAALLPDGRGLEVAVAADGLTEITADRSRLIEVLRALHDHPELDCDLLLDICGVDYPDREHRFEVVYHLTSVAKNHRFRVRVPVGEDDSRVPTAFGIWKAADWFEREAWDLMGIRFDGHPNLRRILTHEAFQGHALRKDYDPEKRWVLTEAETFVPEWAGEDHGGDGEFESQVINIGPSHPATHGTLRIVARLDGELITRAECEIGYLHRCFEKMSETHGWPEVIPYTDRLNYCSSMINGVGYALGVEKMLGIEAPPRAQVVRVILSEFSRLMDHAVCLGATLVDVGALTNFWYFFQPREEIYSLLESCAGGRLTVSYARIGGLAHEVPTDFEEQVRYLLGRIPKFIDDVDRLVTTNRIFRGRTEGIGALSAEEAIGWGWTGPCLRACGVPYDLRRVNPYLGYEDYEFDIPIATTGDSYGRYLVRLEEMRQSLRIIEQAIDNLPDGPVITDNHRVALPPKSRVYSEMESLIWHFKLIYEGIKVPEGACYSATEGANGELGYYLVSDGTGKPYRIKVRPPCFAIFQAYPHMLEGHLVPDAIAILSSLNIIAGELDR
- the nuoB gene encoding NADH-quinone oxidoreductase subunit NuoB; amino-acid sequence: MRQPDGSSALLTTRLDAMLAWARKNSLWPLPFGTACCAIEFMSTVSSHYDLARFGAEVVRFSPRQSDMMIVAGTITDKMAPVVKRIYDQMAEPKYVISMGACACTGGFYRAYHVVQGVDEFIPVDVYVPGCPPTPEALMEGILKLQELIQSGETQYDRLKS